From Triticum aestivum cultivar Chinese Spring chromosome 4A, IWGSC CS RefSeq v2.1, whole genome shotgun sequence, a single genomic window includes:
- the LOC123082364 gene encoding neurogenic locus notch homolog protein 3-like isoform X2: protein MAAGSLAMPALLVALLACAAARTAVAAGGTGAACVGALCGMGTCKELQGNIPLGYECECDPGWSRPNFTFPPPLPPHLFLPCAVPTCLSISEFTCYRPKPPNPANATVLDPCSYTDCGSEGTCVSGEGRQYRCQCNPGATNVEGDPTRPCITCATDDKGCPVSTPTTTPAPPSPSSSTAPPPGSVSLGNRLRLSLLLASLAALHAVIV, encoded by the exons ATGGCCGCCGGCAGCTTGGCGATGCCCGCGCTACTCGTGGCGCTGCTGGCCTGCGCCGCCGCCCGGACGGCCGTCGCCGCCG GCGGCACCGGCGCGGCGTGCGTCGGGGCGCTCTGCGGCATGGGCACCTGCAAGGAGCTGCAGGGGAACATCCCGTTGGGCTACGAGTGCGAGTGCGACCCCGGGTGGTCTCGGCCCAACTTCACCTTCCCTCCCCCCTTGCCGCCACACCTGTTTCTGCCCTGCGCCGTCCCCACCT GCCTATCGATATCGGAGTTCACCTGCTACAGGCCCAAGCCGCCAAATCCCGCCAACGCAACCGTACTTGACC cctGCTCATACACTGACTGTGGCTCGGAAGGCACGTGCGTGAGCGGAGAGGGCCGGCAGTACCGGTGCCAGTGCAACCCAGGCGCAACCAATGTGGAAGGCGACCCTACCCGCCCTTGCATCACCT GTGCCACCGACGACAAGGGCTGCCCGGTTTCCACCCCTACGACGACACCGGCGCCGCCTTCGCCATCGTCGTCGACGGCGCCACCACCTG GCTCTGTTTCGTTGGGGAATCGGCTGCGGCTGTCGCTGCTGCTGGCCTCCCTCGCCGCGCTTCACGCTGTAATTGTGTGA
- the LOC123082364 gene encoding uncharacterized protein isoform X1: MAAGSLAMPALLVALLACAAARTAVAAGGTGAACVGALCGMGTCKELQGNIPLGYECECDPGWSRPNFTFPPPLPPHLFLPCAVPTCLSISEFTCYRPKPPNPANATVLDPCSYTDCGSEGTCVSGEGRQYRCQCNPGATNVEGDPTRPCITCATDDKGCPVSTPTTTPAPPSPSSSTAPPPGNANGAPSSTKGNAPSIRSNSFHPVRRDRHTHIYTRTQSLA; this comes from the exons ATGGCCGCCGGCAGCTTGGCGATGCCCGCGCTACTCGTGGCGCTGCTGGCCTGCGCCGCCGCCCGGACGGCCGTCGCCGCCG GCGGCACCGGCGCGGCGTGCGTCGGGGCGCTCTGCGGCATGGGCACCTGCAAGGAGCTGCAGGGGAACATCCCGTTGGGCTACGAGTGCGAGTGCGACCCCGGGTGGTCTCGGCCCAACTTCACCTTCCCTCCCCCCTTGCCGCCACACCTGTTTCTGCCCTGCGCCGTCCCCACCT GCCTATCGATATCGGAGTTCACCTGCTACAGGCCCAAGCCGCCAAATCCCGCCAACGCAACCGTACTTGACC cctGCTCATACACTGACTGTGGCTCGGAAGGCACGTGCGTGAGCGGAGAGGGCCGGCAGTACCGGTGCCAGTGCAACCCAGGCGCAACCAATGTGGAAGGCGACCCTACCCGCCCTTGCATCACCT GTGCCACCGACGACAAGGGCTGCCCGGTTTCCACCCCTACGACGACACCGGCGCCGCCTTCGCCATCGTCGTCGACGGCGCCACCACCTGGTAATGCCAACGGCGCTCCCTCCAGCACCAAAGGCAATGCACCATCCATTCGATCCAACTCATTCCATCCCGTCCGTCGAGATCGTCACACACATATATACACTCGGACACAGAGCCTTGcatag